Proteins encoded by one window of Mycolicibacterium sp. ND9-15:
- a CDS encoding glycosyltransferase family 4 protein, which translates to MKILMVSWEYPPVVVGGLGRHVHHLATALADVGHEVVVLSRQPSGTDPSTHPSTDEIAEGVRVVAAAHDPHEFDFGSDMMAWTLAMGHSMVRTGLALKTRRGRPWRPDVVHAHDWLVAHPAIALAEFYDAPLVSTIHATEAGRHSGWVSGRISRQVHAVESWLVHESDSLITCSRSMSDEITELFGPGLAETHVIRNGIDCGRWPFAQRRPRTGPARLLYHGRLEYEKGIHDAIAALPRIRRTHPGTTLAIAGEGTQLDRLLDQARKYKVLKATEFVGHLNHDALVDLLHAADAAVLPSHYEPFGIVALEAAATGIPLVTSNVGGLGEAVINGETGVSFPPRDITALAAAVRTVLDDPQAAQQRAIAARKRLTTQFEWHTIADETTQVYLAAKRREREPHRRRPIVEHALPNR; encoded by the coding sequence GTGAAAATCCTGATGGTGTCGTGGGAGTACCCGCCGGTTGTCGTCGGCGGGCTCGGGCGTCACGTCCATCACCTGGCGACCGCACTGGCCGACGTCGGCCACGAAGTCGTGGTGCTGAGCCGGCAACCGAGCGGCACCGACCCGAGCACGCACCCGTCCACCGACGAGATTGCCGAAGGCGTGCGCGTCGTCGCTGCGGCGCACGATCCGCACGAGTTCGACTTCGGCAGCGACATGATGGCCTGGACACTGGCGATGGGCCATTCGATGGTCCGCACCGGTTTAGCGCTGAAGACCCGGCGCGGCCGTCCCTGGCGACCCGATGTCGTCCACGCACACGACTGGCTGGTCGCGCACCCAGCGATAGCCTTGGCCGAATTCTACGACGCGCCATTGGTTTCCACGATTCATGCCACCGAGGCCGGTAGACACTCCGGATGGGTGTCGGGTCGGATCAGCCGACAGGTACATGCGGTCGAATCCTGGTTGGTGCATGAATCCGATTCGCTCATCACCTGTTCGAGGTCGATGAGCGACGAGATCACCGAGTTGTTCGGGCCCGGACTGGCCGAAACCCACGTCATCCGCAACGGAATCGATTGTGGGCGATGGCCGTTTGCACAGCGGCGGCCCAGGACAGGCCCGGCGCGGTTGCTGTACCACGGCCGACTCGAGTACGAGAAGGGCATTCACGACGCGATTGCCGCGCTGCCCCGTATCAGGCGCACGCATCCCGGTACCACGCTGGCGATCGCCGGCGAGGGCACGCAATTGGACCGGCTTCTGGATCAGGCGCGAAAGTACAAGGTGCTCAAGGCCACTGAATTCGTCGGTCATCTCAACCACGATGCCTTGGTGGATCTGCTGCACGCCGCCGACGCCGCCGTGTTGCCGAGCCACTACGAGCCGTTCGGCATCGTCGCGCTGGAGGCAGCGGCGACCGGAATTCCCTTGGTCACGTCGAACGTCGGTGGTTTGGGCGAAGCGGTCATCAACGGCGAAACCGGCGTGTCTTTCCCGCCACGTGACATCACAGCCCTAGCGGCCGCAGTCCGCACCGTGCTTGACGATCCGCAAGCCGCCCAGCAGCGCGCCATCGCCGCCCGCAAGCGACTCACCACGCAGTTCGAATGGCACACGATCGCCGATGAAACCACCCAGGTGTACCTGGCCGCCAAGCGGCGGGAGCGCGAACCGCATCGGCGCCGCCCCATCGTGGAGCACGCGCTGCCCAATCGCTAG
- a CDS encoding acyltransferase — MTTMWGAPLHKRWRGSRLRDPRQAKFLTLASLKWVLANRAYTPWYLVRYWRLLKFKLRNPHIITRGMVFLGKGVEIEATPELSTMEIGRWVHIGDKNTIRCHEGSLRFGDKVVLGRDNVINTYLDIELGDSVLMADWCYICDFDHRMDDIHMPIKDQGIVKGPVRIGPDTWVGVKVTVLRNTTIGRGCVLGSHAVVRGDVPDYSIAVGAPAKVVKNRQLAWETSAAQRAELAAALADIERKKASR, encoded by the coding sequence ATGACGACCATGTGGGGCGCGCCGTTGCACAAGCGCTGGCGGGGGTCGCGGCTGCGTGACCCGAGGCAGGCCAAGTTCCTGACCCTGGCGTCGCTGAAATGGGTGTTGGCCAACCGTGCCTACACCCCCTGGTATCTGGTGCGTTACTGGCGGTTACTGAAGTTCAAGCTGCGCAACCCGCACATCATCACTCGGGGCATGGTGTTCCTCGGCAAGGGTGTCGAGATCGAGGCGACGCCGGAGTTGTCGACTATGGAGATCGGCCGCTGGGTGCACATCGGCGACAAGAACACGATCCGCTGCCACGAGGGTTCGCTGCGGTTCGGCGACAAGGTGGTACTCGGCCGCGACAACGTCATCAACACCTACCTCGACATCGAGTTGGGCGATTCGGTGTTGATGGCCGACTGGTGCTACATCTGCGACTTCGATCACCGGATGGACGACATCCACATGCCCATCAAGGACCAGGGAATCGTCAAGGGCCCGGTGCGGATCGGTCCCGACACCTGGGTCGGCGTCAAGGTCACGGTGTTGCGCAACACCACGATCGGGCGCGGTTGCGTGCTGGGGTCGCATGCCGTCGTGCGGGGCGACGTTCCCGATTACTCGATTGCGGTCGGCGCGCCGGCGAAGGTGGTCAAGAACCGGCAATTGGCGTGGGAGACATCGGCAGCGCAGCGCGCGGAACTCGCGGCGGCACTTGCCGACATCGAACGCAAGAAGGCCTCCCGCTGA
- a CDS encoding esterase, translating into MRTFRWLAVFAVTAVAGAIAGPAATAQSGCADLRGSVGPDQICRVQVQNPTYTLDLSFPNDYPDQAPLVAYLTQVRDGFVNVAQNPDAYNLPYELDAEGTGYRSGPPTTGTRSVVFTVWQNVGGVRPQTFYQAFNWNLAKKAPITFDTLFKPGTKPMDVISPEVDRYLESQGMIDPVPPGDGMDPANYQNFAITEDSLIFFFSQGELFPESAGPVQATVPRAAVAPILAL; encoded by the coding sequence ATGCGCACTTTCAGGTGGCTCGCTGTGTTCGCGGTCACCGCGGTCGCGGGCGCGATCGCCGGCCCCGCGGCAACCGCCCAATCGGGGTGCGCCGACCTGCGGGGTAGCGTCGGGCCGGACCAGATCTGCCGCGTGCAGGTCCAGAATCCGACGTACACCCTCGATCTGAGCTTTCCCAACGACTATCCCGACCAAGCGCCGCTGGTGGCGTATTTGACGCAGGTGCGCGACGGCTTTGTCAACGTCGCGCAGAATCCGGACGCCTACAACCTGCCCTACGAACTCGACGCCGAGGGCACCGGCTACCGGTCGGGGCCGCCGACCACCGGCACCCGCAGCGTGGTGTTCACAGTCTGGCAGAACGTCGGCGGAGTACGCCCGCAGACCTTCTATCAGGCGTTCAACTGGAACCTGGCCAAGAAGGCGCCGATCACCTTCGACACCTTGTTCAAGCCGGGTACCAAGCCGATGGACGTGATCTCTCCCGAGGTCGACCGGTACCTCGAAAGCCAGGGGATGATCGACCCGGTGCCACCGGGCGACGGCATGGATCCCGCGAATTACCAGAACTTTGCGATAACCGAGGATTCGCTGATCTTCTTCTTCAGTCAGGGCGAACTGTTCCCGGAATCCGCGGGGCCGGTTCAGGCGACCGTGCCGCGCGCCGCGGTGGCGCCCATTCTCGCGCTGTAG
- a CDS encoding PQQ-binding-like beta-propeller repeat protein has translation MFRRLTVLAATALITATLAGCQDTDSWVEAKAADAWAAQYRDAANSSYRPDAGADTLRLEWVRSVKGDLAAAVALGSGSYLAVNAQTSAGCSLMVWEADNKARQRWCTRLVQGGGASGPLFDGFDNVYIGQPGAMLSFPPTQWIRWRQPVIGMPTTARILDPGHLLVVTHLGQVLVFDAHRGTVEGSPLDLIAGLDPKDSERGLADCRPARPRCPVAAAPAFAASTGIVVLGLWEPDAEAPILVGLRYRPGQSPLLTREWTSDAVGGGPLASPVFSADGSTVYVNGHDDQLWALDADDGKTKWSVPLDYLAQTPPSVSPDGLIVAGGGPGAKLVGIKDEGDRGEVQWTRDDLAPLSTSSRSGPEVAYTVVREGTGEEAGQTLLVFDPADGRTLNTYPLPKASGWPVGVSVGNDRRVVTATSDGVVYGFAPA, from the coding sequence GTGTTCCGGCGATTGACCGTGCTGGCGGCAACAGCGCTGATCACGGCCACCTTGGCAGGCTGCCAGGACACCGACTCGTGGGTGGAGGCCAAAGCCGCCGACGCCTGGGCGGCCCAATACCGCGACGCGGCCAACAGCAGCTACCGACCCGACGCGGGCGCCGACACACTCCGCCTGGAATGGGTGCGATCGGTCAAGGGGGATCTCGCCGCCGCAGTCGCGCTGGGCTCGGGCAGCTACCTGGCCGTCAACGCGCAGACCTCCGCCGGGTGTTCGTTGATGGTGTGGGAGGCCGACAACAAGGCGCGGCAGCGCTGGTGCACCCGGCTCGTGCAGGGCGGTGGTGCTTCCGGTCCGTTATTCGATGGCTTCGACAACGTCTACATCGGGCAGCCCGGGGCCATGCTGTCGTTTCCGCCGACGCAATGGATCCGCTGGCGCCAACCGGTCATCGGGATGCCGACCACGGCGCGGATCCTGGACCCGGGTCACCTGCTGGTCGTGACGCATCTGGGTCAGGTGCTGGTTTTCGACGCTCACCGGGGCACCGTGGAGGGTAGCCCGCTGGACCTGATCGCCGGCTTGGACCCGAAGGATTCCGAGCGCGGACTCGCCGACTGCCGCCCCGCCCGGCCCCGCTGCCCCGTAGCCGCCGCACCGGCGTTCGCCGCATCCACCGGCATCGTCGTGCTGGGTCTCTGGGAACCCGACGCGGAGGCACCCATCCTCGTCGGACTGCGCTATCGGCCCGGGCAGTCACCGCTGCTGACCCGCGAGTGGACCAGCGACGCCGTCGGTGGCGGACCCCTTGCCAGCCCGGTGTTCTCGGCCGACGGGTCGACGGTGTATGTGAACGGCCACGACGACCAGCTATGGGCGCTCGACGCCGACGACGGCAAGACGAAGTGGTCGGTGCCGCTCGACTACCTCGCACAGACCCCGCCGTCGGTGTCCCCCGACGGGCTGATCGTCGCGGGCGGGGGCCCGGGCGCAAAGCTGGTCGGGATCAAGGACGAGGGTGACCGCGGCGAAGTGCAATGGACTCGAGACGACCTGGCGCCGCTGTCGACATCGAGCCGATCCGGCCCCGAGGTCGCCTACACCGTCGTGCGCGAAGGAACCGGGGAGGAGGCCGGACAGACCTTGCTCGTCTTCGATCCCGCCGACGGCCGCACGCTGAACACCTATCCGCTCCCGAAGGCGAGCGGGTGGCCCGTCGGCGTCTCGGTCGGCAACGATCGCCGCGTCGTCACCGCCACCAGTGACGGTGTGGTGTACGGCTTCGCGCCCGCCTGA
- a CDS encoding AAA family ATPase, protein MTTAAAGCTSCGAELTTTAKFCGECGAAVDQSRLGAEYKQVTVLFADVVHSMDIAAAVGAERLRDIMTELFNRSSAVVKRYGGTVDKFTGDGIMAVFGAPVALEDHALRACLAALNIQRAATDVAVDVDRKDGVSLQMRVGLNSGQVIAGKIGSGPLSYTAIGQQVGMAQRMESAATPGGVLVSDSTARLVEDGAVLGEAEMVSIKGSGAPVCARPLIDIATNQPRPVRRLMKLVGREWELSTISGLLDQSMAGAGRVVGIVGPPGVGKSRMVAEVASRAAERGAEVVTTHCESHAKDIPLHVASRLLRNVFGVDDLDAHAARCRIRARLQDSDPQDVVLLEDELGIRDTDVELPDIDPDARRRRVAALLNGLAVRRTSPSLLVIEDAHWIDEVSETMIAQLANVVPRTRTLAVITYRPEYSGALARLPNSHRIALDSLSESASTVLAIELMGSDPSVADLVRQVSERAAGNPFFAEEIVRDLAERGVIEGNPGAYVRRLDSADASVPASLHAAIAARIDRLSGPAKQTLNAAAVAGSRFDSATLETLVAHCEVTELVDAELIDQVTFTAPSEYSFRHPLIRSVAYESQLKSIRSQLHRSLADTIQARDPDAADANAGLIGEHLEAAGDFDGAYTWHTRAAMFADARDARAARASWQRACGVADRMPDNQPDRMAKRIAPRIQLCAGTWRVWGNADADFRELDALCTEAGDLVSKAIGMAGFVTGCVFEDRYRDAEIFGSELADLVESINDPGIDQLLIGAANGMMQGGRVVDALRVNQIAIDHGQEELSLANFGMTAVLAASVGIRALCRCSLGIDGWKADFDHAIAIARSAGDPTAYAAANMYEYVFAMHNGAVLPAADAEESTAAAVEFAGRASEDFAYEAACLSRGMVLIYGDGTRRAAGYDLVRRYRSDVASNNKSMNVRFADTEIAKEKAAAGDLDGAIASARSTIDYLQDSGDMCTRGPAVTTLVESLLRRGAQGDLAEAKAAMSRLAAIPTDPGFVLHELPLLRMHALVARAEGDEAAYRNFADRYRTMANRLGFEGHMATAATM, encoded by the coding sequence ATGACCACAGCGGCCGCGGGATGCACGTCATGCGGCGCGGAACTGACCACGACGGCCAAGTTCTGTGGCGAATGCGGTGCGGCCGTGGATCAGTCGCGCTTGGGCGCCGAATACAAGCAGGTGACGGTGTTGTTCGCAGATGTGGTCCACTCGATGGACATCGCCGCTGCGGTCGGCGCGGAGCGGTTGCGCGACATCATGACCGAGTTGTTCAATCGGTCGTCCGCAGTGGTGAAACGGTACGGCGGAACCGTGGACAAGTTCACGGGCGACGGCATCATGGCGGTGTTCGGAGCGCCGGTTGCGCTGGAAGACCATGCCCTGCGCGCCTGTCTCGCAGCGCTAAACATCCAACGCGCGGCCACCGATGTGGCTGTCGATGTCGATCGCAAGGACGGTGTTTCGCTGCAGATGCGGGTCGGCTTGAACTCGGGCCAAGTGATCGCAGGCAAGATCGGCTCCGGCCCGCTGAGTTACACCGCAATCGGCCAGCAAGTCGGCATGGCGCAGCGGATGGAATCCGCGGCGACGCCGGGTGGTGTCTTGGTCAGTGACTCGACCGCCAGGCTGGTCGAGGACGGCGCCGTACTCGGTGAAGCCGAAATGGTCAGTATCAAAGGGTCGGGCGCACCGGTATGCGCGCGGCCGCTGATAGACATCGCCACGAACCAGCCGCGTCCAGTCCGGCGGTTGATGAAGCTGGTTGGGCGTGAATGGGAGTTGAGCACCATTTCCGGGCTTCTCGATCAGTCAATGGCCGGCGCCGGCCGCGTTGTTGGAATCGTCGGGCCACCGGGAGTGGGTAAGAGCCGGATGGTGGCGGAGGTGGCGTCTCGAGCCGCCGAGCGCGGTGCCGAAGTGGTGACGACGCACTGCGAATCGCACGCCAAGGATATTCCACTTCATGTTGCGTCCCGACTGTTACGCAATGTTTTTGGGGTAGATGATCTAGACGCCCACGCGGCGCGGTGCCGGATTCGAGCACGCCTGCAAGATAGCGACCCCCAGGATGTTGTCTTGCTCGAAGACGAGCTGGGCATCCGCGACACCGATGTCGAGCTGCCCGATATCGATCCCGACGCCCGCAGACGCCGGGTGGCCGCGTTGTTGAACGGATTGGCTGTCAGACGCACATCGCCGTCACTTCTCGTCATCGAGGACGCACATTGGATCGACGAAGTGAGCGAGACGATGATCGCCCAGCTCGCCAATGTGGTGCCGCGGACACGCACCCTTGCGGTCATCACCTACCGCCCGGAGTACTCCGGAGCGCTTGCCCGGTTGCCCAATTCGCATCGTATTGCCCTTGATTCGCTCAGCGAGTCGGCATCCACCGTGCTTGCGATCGAGTTGATGGGTTCGGACCCATCGGTCGCAGATCTTGTTCGGCAAGTTTCCGAGCGAGCGGCGGGCAACCCGTTCTTCGCCGAGGAGATTGTCCGGGACCTGGCTGAGCGAGGCGTCATCGAAGGGAACCCCGGCGCGTATGTCCGTCGACTTGATTCGGCCGACGCGTCGGTACCTGCGTCTCTGCATGCCGCCATCGCCGCCCGCATCGACCGCCTGAGCGGACCTGCCAAGCAGACGTTGAACGCCGCGGCTGTGGCCGGGTCGCGTTTCGATTCGGCGACGTTGGAAACGCTTGTCGCACATTGTGAAGTCACCGAACTCGTCGACGCGGAGTTGATCGATCAGGTGACGTTCACCGCGCCAAGTGAATACTCGTTCCGTCACCCGTTGATCCGCTCGGTGGCATACGAGTCGCAGCTCAAGTCGATACGGTCCCAGCTGCATCGAAGTCTCGCCGACACGATCCAGGCGCGTGACCCGGATGCGGCCGACGCGAACGCTGGGCTGATCGGTGAACACCTCGAGGCGGCAGGCGATTTCGACGGGGCGTACACATGGCACACGCGCGCCGCGATGTTCGCAGATGCTCGTGACGCCAGGGCCGCTCGAGCGAGTTGGCAGCGCGCGTGCGGTGTAGCCGACCGAATGCCCGATAATCAACCCGACCGGATGGCGAAGCGGATCGCGCCGCGCATCCAACTGTGCGCCGGGACGTGGCGAGTGTGGGGTAACGCAGACGCCGACTTCCGCGAACTGGATGCGCTGTGCACCGAAGCCGGAGATCTGGTCTCGAAAGCGATAGGCATGGCGGGTTTCGTCACCGGTTGCGTTTTCGAAGACAGATACCGTGATGCCGAAATCTTCGGGTCGGAGTTGGCCGATCTGGTCGAATCGATCAACGACCCCGGTATTGATCAGCTTCTGATCGGTGCCGCCAACGGGATGATGCAGGGCGGGCGCGTCGTCGACGCTCTGCGCGTCAACCAGATTGCGATCGACCATGGTCAGGAGGAATTGTCGCTGGCCAACTTCGGCATGACAGCGGTGCTCGCAGCATCGGTCGGAATCCGTGCCCTGTGCCGCTGCAGTCTTGGGATCGACGGGTGGAAAGCGGACTTCGACCACGCCATCGCAATCGCACGGTCGGCCGGCGACCCGACCGCTTACGCCGCTGCAAACATGTACGAGTACGTGTTCGCGATGCACAACGGCGCGGTCCTACCCGCTGCCGACGCCGAGGAGAGCACCGCTGCCGCAGTGGAATTCGCCGGTCGGGCCAGCGAGGATTTCGCGTATGAAGCCGCTTGTCTTTCTCGTGGCATGGTGCTCATCTACGGTGACGGCACGCGGCGTGCAGCAGGTTACGATCTCGTTCGAAGGTACCGAAGTGACGTTGCTTCAAACAATAAGTCGATGAACGTGCGGTTCGCCGACACGGAGATCGCAAAGGAGAAGGCCGCGGCCGGAGATCTCGACGGCGCCATCGCGTCGGCGCGCTCGACCATCGACTATCTCCAAGACTCGGGCGACATGTGCACTCGCGGACCTGCGGTCACCACGCTGGTCGAATCGTTGCTGCGCCGCGGAGCACAAGGTGATCTCGCGGAGGCGAAGGCTGCGATGTCCCGGCTCGCCGCGATTCCGACCGACCCCGGCTTCGTGCTGCACGAGCTTCCGTTGCTACGGATGCATGCGCTGGTGGCCCGCGCCGAGGGCGATGAAGCGGCGTATCGAAACTTCGCCGATCGCTATCGCACAATGGCGAATCGGCTCGGATTCGAAGGGCATATGGCGACCGCTGCCACCATGTGA